CGTCTTCCACCTCGATGGAGCTGATGTTCTCGCCACCGCTGATGATGATGTCCTTGCTGCGGTCCTTGATCTTCACGTAGCGGTCGGGCTCGAGCACGGCCAGGTCGCCGGTGTGGAACCAGCCGCCCTCGAAGGCCTTCCCGGTGGCAGCCGGGTTCTTCAGGTAGCCCTTCATCGTGATGTTGCCGCGGAACATGATCTCGCCGAGCGTGGCGCCGTCGGCCGGCACCTCGTGCATCGTCGCCGGGTCCATCACGGTCATGCCGTCCTGCAGCGCGTAGCGCACGCCCTGGCGGCCGTTCAGGCGCGTCTGCTCCGACAGCGTCTGCTGCGCCCAGGCCGGGCGCTTCACGGCCACGCTGGCCGGACCGTAGACCTCCGTCAGGCCGTAGACGTGCGTGATGTCGAAGCCGATCTGCGCCATGCCCTCGATCATGGCCGCCGGCGGCGCCGCGCCGGCCACCATGCCGCGCACGGTCTGCGTGATGCCCGCGCGCAGGGCCGGGTCGGCATTGATGATCAGGTTGTGCACGATGGGCGCGGCGCAGTAGTGGTCCACCCCGTGCTCGCGCATCGCGGCCAGGATGGCGCCGGCCTCGACGCGGCGCAGGCACACGTGCACACCGCCTTGCAGCGCCACCGTCCAGGGGAAGCACCAGCCGTTGCAGTGGAACATCGGCAGCGTCCACAGGTAGCGCGGGAACAGCGGCAGCGTCCAGGTGACGACATTGCCCACGGCGTTGAGGTAGGCGCCGCGGTGGTGCGTGACCACGCCCTTGGGGTCGCCGGTGGTGCCGCTGGTGTAGCTCACGGCGATGGCGTCCCACTCGTCGGCCGGGCCCTCCAGCCGCGGCAGCGGCGCGTGGGCGGCCAGCAGCGCCTCGTATTCGTGCGCGCCCAGGCGATCACCCGGGCCGGTGTACTCGCTGTCGCAGACGTCCACCACCACCGGCTCGCGGCCGTGCTCGGCCTTCAGGATGCGCAGCGCCTGTGCCATCACCGGGGCGAACTCGCGATCGGTGATCACGACCTTGGCCTCGCAGTGCGCCATCTGCCAGGCCAGCAGCGGCGCGTCGAGCCGCGTGTTCAGCGTGTTGAGCACGGCGTTGATCGCCGGCACCGCGCAGTGCGCCTCCACCATCTCGGGCGTGTTGGGCAGCATCACGGTCACGGTGTCGAGCCGGCCCACGCCCAGGGCGCGCAGCGCAGCCGCCAGCCGTGCGCTGCGCTCGCGGCACTGCGCCCAGGTGTGGCGACGCGCGCCGTGGATGACCGCCGGCAGCTCGCCGAAGATCTCGGCGCTGCGCTCGACAAAAGCCACCGGGCTGAGCGCCGCGAAGTTGGCCGCGGTGCGGCCGAGCCCTTGTTCGTAGATGTGCATCGGTGTCTCCCGCGCTGGCACCGGCGCGCGTGGGCGTGCAGCATAGCGGGATGAGCACAAGCCCCACGGCCGGTGCCGGCGGTCTGCGCCTGCACCTCATCGGCAGCAGCGGCGCGGGCAAGACGACGCTGGGCCGCGCGCTGGCGCAGCGGCTGGGCCTGCCCTTCGTCGACCTCGACGACCTCTTCTGGGAGCCCGGCTGGCAGGCCGTGGGCCACGACGAGCTGACGCGGCGCCTGGCCCCCACGCTGGCGCAGCCGGGCTGGGTGATCGTGGGCAACTACCGCGCCACCACCGAGCCGCACGTCTGGCCGCGCCTGACGCACCTGGTGGTGCTCGACCTGCCGCTGGCCACGCTGGTGCGCCGCACCGCCTGGCGCACGCTGCGCCGCGGCCTCACGGGCGAGCCCTGCTGCAACGGCAACACCGAGTCGCTGCGGCGCTTCTTCCACCGCGATGGCCTGGTGCGCTACTTGCTGCGACACTGGCGCGCCCGCCACGAGCGCCAGCGGCGCCTGCCCACCGACCCCGCCCTGGCCCACGCCCGCGTGCTGCGCTACGACCGATCGCCCCGCGCGGCCGAGGTGCTGGCGCAGCTGGCCTCACCCCACCCCCACCGCCCATGAACGCCCCCGACCCTGCCCTGTCTGCCCAGGTGGCCACCGCCCTGCCCCGCATCGACGCCGACCGCCTCTGGACGAGCCTGATGACGCTGGCCGCCATCGGCGCCACGCCCAAGGGCGGCGTGTGCCGGCTGGCACTGAGCGAGCTCGACCGCCAGGCGCGCGACCTGTTCGTGGACTGGGCGCAGGAGGCCGGCTGCACCGTGCGCGTCGATGCCATTGGCAACCTCTTCGCCCGCCGCGCCGGCACCGAACCGGGCCTGCCCGCCGTGGCCACCGGCAGCCACATCGACACCCAGCCCACCGGCGGCAAGTTCGACGGCAACTACGGCGTGCTGGCCGGGCTGGAGGTGCTGCGCACGCTGAACGACCATGGCGTGCGCACGCGTTCGCCGCTGGAGCTGTGCGTGTGGACCAACGAGGAGGGCACGCGCTTCGTGCCGGTGTTGATGGGCTCGGGCGTGTATGCGGGCGCCTTCAGCCTGGCGCACGCGCTGAACGCGAGCGACCGCGAGGGCGTGCGCGTGGGCGATGCGCTGGCCGCCATCGGCTATGCCGGCACCGAGCCGGCCGCGCTGGCCGACGGCGCGCCACGTTTCGGCGCCTTCTTCGAGGCCCACATCGAGCAGGGCCCGGTGCTGGAGGACGCGGGTGACGTGATCGGCGTCGTCACCGGCGCTTTGGGCCAGCGCTGGTACGACGTGGTCGTGACCGGCCTGGAGGCGCACGCCGGGCCGACGCCGATGGACCTGCGGCGCGACGCGCTGCAGGCGGCGCTGCCGCTGATGCAGGCGGTCGATGCCATCGCGCGCGCCGAGGCGCCGCACGCGCGCGGCACGGTGGGCTGGGTGCAGGTGTTCCCAAACTCGCGCAACACCATCCCGGGGCGCGTGAGCTTCACGGTCGACCTGCGCCACACCGACGACGCCGGCCTGGCCCGCATGGATGCCGCGCTGCGCGCAGCCGTGGCCGCGGCGCAGGCGGCCGGGCGCGTGACCGTGAGCGTGGAGCCGGTGGTGCAGTTTCCGCCTGCGCCCTTCGATCCGGCGTTGGTATCGCGGGTGCGGGCCGCGGCGGCGCGCCACGGGATGCCGCACCGCGACATCGTCAGCGGCGCGGCCCACGACGCCGTCTACGTGGCGCGCACAGCGCCCACGGCAATGATCTTCGTGCCCTGCAAGGACGGCATCTCGCACAACGAGGTCGAGGACGCCCGCCCCGAGCACCTGGCCGCGGGCTGCCAGGTGCTGCTGGAGGCGCTGCTCGAGACGGCGGGACGGGCGGCATGATCACGCTGACGGCCCGGCCGCTGACGGCGGCGGCGATGGCGCCGTTCGGTTCGCTCGTCGAGGTGGCCCCGGGCGGCGATGCCGTCAACGGGGGCAGTTCGATGCGCCACGAGGCCGTGCCGGCGCTGGACTTGCAACGCGACGGTGGCCGCGCCGTCCTGGCCGTCTACCAGGCCCAGGCTCGCCGCTTCCCCTTCGAGGCCCGTGCGCTGGAGCGGCACCGCTTCTCGGACCAGGTGTTCCTGCCCCTGGGTGGAGCGCGCCGTTGCGTGCTGCTGCTCGCGCCGGCGGCGGTGGCGCAACCGCGCCCCCAGGACTGCGTGGCACTGCTCAGCAACGGCCTGCAAGGCCTGCGCATCGCCGCCGGCACCTGGCACCACGGCCTGCTGGCCTTGGACGACGGGCCCTGGGCGGTGCTGGAGCGGCGCGGTGCCGGCACAGACTGTGATGAAGTGATGCTGGAGGAAGCACTGAGCTTGTTGCTCTAGCGGCTCGGCTTGCCCGCGCGTCTGCAGCACCGCGCGATCGCGGCAGGCGGTACCCCTGGCCGGCGCTGGATGGGGCGGTCGGCCCTGCGAGCCGACTGCCCTCCGCTGCTCGACTTGAGGGCGCACGGCAAAACTCGCTACGCGGCCTGCGGCCGCTGCGCTCGAACAGTTGCCGTGAGTCAGTTTACGAAGCGCGCTGCGCGCGCCGCCCTCAAGCCTGCGCTGCTCGGCGCCCCATGACAGCGCCGGCCAGGGGCACCGCCTGCCGCTCCTTCACCGCCCG
The genomic region above belongs to Ideonella sp. WA131b and contains:
- a CDS encoding acyl-CoA synthetase; translation: MHIYEQGLGRTAANFAALSPVAFVERSAEIFGELPAVIHGARRHTWAQCRERSARLAAALRALGVGRLDTVTVMLPNTPEMVEAHCAVPAINAVLNTLNTRLDAPLLAWQMAHCEAKVVITDREFAPVMAQALRILKAEHGREPVVVDVCDSEYTGPGDRLGAHEYEALLAAHAPLPRLEGPADEWDAIAVSYTSGTTGDPKGVVTHHRGAYLNAVGNVVTWTLPLFPRYLWTLPMFHCNGWCFPWTVALQGGVHVCLRRVEAGAILAAMREHGVDHYCAAPIVHNLIINADPALRAGITQTVRGMVAGAAPPAAMIEGMAQIGFDITHVYGLTEVYGPASVAVKRPAWAQQTLSEQTRLNGRQGVRYALQDGMTVMDPATMHEVPADGATLGEIMFRGNITMKGYLKNPAATGKAFEGGWFHTGDLAVLEPDRYVKIKDRSKDIIISGGENISSIEVEDALYRHAAVMACAVVARPDAKWGETPLAYVELKPGSSGTAAELIAHCKSLLAGYKVPREIRFEAIPKTSTGKIQKFELRQRAKSSSAIE
- a CDS encoding Zn-dependent hydrolase, producing MNAPDPALSAQVATALPRIDADRLWTSLMTLAAIGATPKGGVCRLALSELDRQARDLFVDWAQEAGCTVRVDAIGNLFARRAGTEPGLPAVATGSHIDTQPTGGKFDGNYGVLAGLEVLRTLNDHGVRTRSPLELCVWTNEEGTRFVPVLMGSGVYAGAFSLAHALNASDREGVRVGDALAAIGYAGTEPAALADGAPRFGAFFEAHIEQGPVLEDAGDVIGVVTGALGQRWYDVVVTGLEAHAGPTPMDLRRDALQAALPLMQAVDAIARAEAPHARGTVGWVQVFPNSRNTIPGRVSFTVDLRHTDDAGLARMDAALRAAVAAAQAAGRVTVSVEPVVQFPPAPFDPALVSRVRAAAARHGMPHRDIVSGAAHDAVYVARTAPTAMIFVPCKDGISHNEVEDARPEHLAAGCQVLLEALLETAGRAA
- a CDS encoding ureidoglycolate lyase; amino-acid sequence: MITLTARPLTAAAMAPFGSLVEVAPGGDAVNGGSSMRHEAVPALDLQRDGGRAVLAVYQAQARRFPFEARALERHRFSDQVFLPLGGARRCVLLLAPAAVAQPRPQDCVALLSNGLQGLRIAAGTWHHGLLALDDGPWAVLERRGAGTDCDEVMLEEALSLLL